The bacterium genome has a segment encoding these proteins:
- a CDS encoding type VI secretion system tube protein Hcp: protein MNGTFKHISMIFLSAMLFLAGFSPFLAKADDSFAFLYIPGVQGDAEDPAHRNWIEVLSCDWGSVPTPRGSMVSDSDKGPAGKLCFGDFSFLKHVDGTSETLARYCSLGLQFSHIRVELSGSYMGKFKYLILRKVKVLSVRPGKTESDGSKTEIVTVGFKQVEYQ, encoded by the coding sequence ATGAATGGAACTTTCAAACATATCTCGATGATTTTTCTGTCAGCTATGTTATTTTTAGCCGGTTTCTCTCCCTTTTTAGCTAAAGCTGACGACTCCTTCGCCTTCCTGTACATACCTGGGGTACAGGGGGATGCTGAGGATCCTGCCCATCGCAACTGGATCGAGGTCCTCTCGTGCGACTGGGGTTCGGTACCCACACCCAGAGGCTCTATGGTATCTGACAGCGACAAGGGGCCGGCCGGAAAGTTGTGTTTTGGAGATTTTTCCTTCCTGAAACATGTGGACGGAACTTCCGAGACCCTTGCGAGATACTGCTCGCTCGGCCTGCAGTTCTCCCATATCCGCGTGGAGCTTTCTGGCTCATATATGGGAAAATTCAAGTATCTGATCCTGCGGAAGGTAAAGGTTCTGTCCGTACGGCCGGGAAAGACGGAAAGTGACGGGAGTAAGACAGAGATTGTGACGGTGGGTTTCAAGCAGGTAGAGTATCAATAA
- the smpB gene encoding SsrA-binding protein SmpB — translation MGTGRTLVQNRQARFNYEILEKVEAGIVLAGTEVKSIREGKANIKEAYADIRNGEAWLIGAHISPYSHGNITNHDPLRERKLLLNAVEIHRLQSKVMEKGLTLVPLSLYLKGRIVKLELGVGRGKKLGDKREDIKKRDQEREIHRAIKGQD, via the coding sequence ATGGGAACGGGTCGCACCCTAGTTCAGAACCGCCAGGCGCGGTTTAACTACGAGATATTGGAAAAGGTCGAGGCCGGGATAGTTCTGGCGGGGACCGAAGTCAAATCCATCCGGGAGGGGAAGGCGAATATTAAGGAAGCCTATGCCGATATCCGTAACGGCGAAGCGTGGCTTATAGGCGCTCACATAAGCCCCTATTCCCACGGTAACATCACCAATCACGACCCTTTACGTGAACGTAAGCTGTTGTTAAACGCCGTGGAGATCCACAGGCTCCAGAGCAAGGTCATGGAAAAAGGGCTGACTCTTGTACCGTTGAGCCTGTACCTGAAGGGCCGAATTGTCAAACTGGAGTTGGGTGTTGGCCGAGGCAAGAAACTGGGGGACAAGAGAGAGGATATAAAGAAGAGAGACCAGGAACGGGAAATTCACCGTGCGATTAAAGGCCAAGACTGA